One genomic region from Stutzerimonas decontaminans encodes:
- the rodA gene encoding rod shape-determining protein RodA, translated as MSGNFDRTLSREDVLRRRASLLQRLHIDGLLLVLLLVLAAGSLFILYSASGKNWDLVIKQGTSFGLGLGAMLVIAQFEPRFMARWVPLAYLGVVALLVAVEVVGHTAMGATRWINIPGVIRFQPSEFMKIIMPMTIAWYLSSRSLPPSIKHTAISLAMILIPFVLILKQPDLGTALLILASGAFVLFIGGLRWRWIISAVAAVVPIAVAMWYFVLRDYQKQRVLTFLDPESDPLGTGWNIIQSKAAIGSGGVFGKGWLSGTQSHLDFLPESHTDFIIAVLAEEFGLVGVCLLLVVYILLITRGLVITVQAQTLFGKLLAGALTMTFFVYVFVNIGMVSGLLPVVGVPLPFISYGGTSLVTLLSGFGVLMSIHTHRKWIAQV; from the coding sequence ATGAGCGGTAATTTCGACCGTACCCTGTCGCGCGAGGATGTGCTGCGCCGCCGCGCCAGCCTGCTGCAGCGCCTTCATATAGATGGGCTGTTGCTGGTGCTTTTGCTGGTGTTGGCGGCGGGCAGTCTGTTCATTCTCTATTCGGCCAGCGGCAAGAACTGGGACCTGGTCATCAAGCAGGGGACCTCGTTCGGGCTCGGCCTTGGCGCCATGCTGGTCATCGCGCAGTTCGAACCGCGCTTCATGGCGCGCTGGGTGCCGCTCGCTTACCTTGGCGTGGTGGCCTTGCTGGTGGCGGTGGAGGTTGTGGGGCATACGGCGATGGGCGCCACCCGCTGGATCAATATTCCCGGGGTGATCCGCTTTCAGCCTTCAGAATTCATGAAGATCATCATGCCGATGACCATCGCCTGGTATCTGTCATCGCGCAGTCTGCCGCCGAGCATCAAGCACACCGCCATCAGCCTGGCGATGATCCTGATTCCCTTCGTGCTGATCCTCAAACAGCCCGACCTCGGTACCGCGCTGCTGATCCTGGCATCCGGTGCGTTCGTGCTGTTTATCGGCGGGCTGCGTTGGCGCTGGATCATCAGTGCGGTGGCCGCCGTGGTCCCCATTGCCGTGGCGATGTGGTACTTCGTCTTGCGTGACTATCAGAAACAGCGCGTACTGACGTTCCTCGATCCCGAAAGCGATCCGCTGGGCACGGGCTGGAACATCATCCAGTCGAAGGCAGCGATCGGCTCGGGTGGGGTTTTCGGCAAGGGCTGGCTTTCCGGTACCCAGTCTCACCTGGATTTTTTGCCGGAAAGCCATACTGACTTTATCATCGCCGTGCTTGCCGAGGAGTTCGGCCTGGTCGGTGTCTGTCTGCTGCTAGTGGTCTATATCCTGCTGATAACCCGCGGATTGGTGATTACGGTGCAGGCGCAGACATTGTTCGGAAAACTGCTGGCCGGTGCGTTGACGATGACCTTCTTTGTTTACGTTTTCGTCAATATCGGTATGGTCAGTGGGCTGTTGCCGGTCGTGGGGGTGCCATTGCCCTTCATTAGTTACGGTGGAACTTCATTGGTGACCCTGCTGTCAGGGTTCGGGGTTTTGATGTCGATCCACACCCATCGCAAGTGGATCGCGCAGGTTTGA
- a CDS encoding glutamate-5-semialdehyde dehydrogenase: MTESVLDYMTRLGRAAREASRVLARASTAQKNRALQAAAAALDAARDELVAANELDLAGGRANGLDAAMLDRLALTPKVIDGMIEGLRQVATLPDPIGAIRDMRYMPSGIQVGKMRVPLGVVGIIYESRPNVTIDAASLCLKSGNATILRGGSEAINSNQAIARCIQLGLAEAGLPAAAVQVVETTDRAAVGALISMPEFVDVIVPRGGKGLIERISRDARVPVIKHLDGICHVYIDVAADVDKAIRIADNAKTQRFAPCNTMETLLVHPGIAEQVLPPLAAIYREKGVELRGCPRTRALLGKEVLEASEEDWSTEYNAPILSIRLVDSLDAAIEHINRYGSQHTDAIVTENFSDARRFLTEVDSASVMINASTRFADGFEYGLGAEIGISTDKLHARGPVGLEGLTSEKYVVFGDGHVRT, encoded by the coding sequence ATGACCGAGTCCGTACTCGATTACATGACCCGCCTGGGCCGCGCCGCGCGCGAGGCCTCGCGGGTGCTTGCGCGCGCCAGCACGGCGCAGAAGAACCGGGCCCTGCAGGCTGCTGCTGCCGCGCTCGACGCCGCCCGCGATGAGCTGGTAGCGGCCAATGAGCTGGACCTGGCCGGCGGTCGCGCCAATGGCCTGGATGCCGCCATGCTCGACCGCCTGGCGCTGACGCCCAAGGTGATCGACGGCATGATTGAAGGGCTGCGCCAGGTCGCCACCTTGCCGGACCCGATCGGCGCGATTCGCGACATGCGCTATATGCCGTCCGGCATTCAGGTCGGCAAGATGCGCGTGCCGTTGGGCGTGGTCGGCATCATCTACGAGTCGCGGCCGAACGTAACCATCGATGCCGCCAGCCTGTGCCTGAAATCGGGCAACGCGACCATCCTGCGTGGCGGATCGGAAGCCATTAATTCCAACCAGGCGATTGCCCGCTGTATCCAGCTCGGCCTGGCCGAGGCCGGACTGCCGGCAGCTGCCGTGCAGGTCGTGGAAACCACTGACCGGGCCGCGGTCGGTGCGTTGATCAGCATGCCTGAATTCGTCGATGTGATCGTGCCGCGCGGCGGCAAGGGCCTGATCGAGCGCATCAGTCGCGACGCGCGCGTGCCGGTGATCAAGCATCTGGACGGCATCTGTCATGTCTATATCGACGTGGCAGCAGACGTCGACAAGGCCATCCGCATCGCCGACAACGCCAAGACCCAGCGCTTCGCGCCGTGCAACACCATGGAAACGCTGCTGGTGCATCCAGGCATCGCCGAGCAGGTGCTGCCGCCGCTTGCTGCGATCTACCGTGAGAAGGGCGTCGAGTTGCGTGGCTGCCCGCGTACCCGCGCCCTGCTTGGCAAAGAGGTGCTGGAGGCGAGCGAAGAAGACTGGTCCACCGAGTACAACGCGCCGATCCTGTCGATTCGCCTGGTCGACTCGCTGGATGCGGCCATCGAGCACATCAATCGCTACGGCTCGCAACATACCGATGCAATCGTTACCGAGAATTTCAGCGATGCCCGGCGCTTCCTCACCGAAGTGGATTCGGCATCGGTGATGATCAACGCCTCGACGCGTTTCGCCGATGGCTTCGAATACGGCCTGGGCGCTGAGATCGGCATTTCCACCGACAAGCTTCACGCCCGCGGGCCGGTCGGCCTGGAAGGGCTGACCAGCGAGAAGTATGTGGTGTTCGGCGACGGCCACGTCCGTACCTGA
- the nadD gene encoding nicotinate-nucleotide adenylyltransferase has protein sequence MSQGSGARRIGILGGTFDPVHIGHLRGALEVAEMFGLDELRLIPNARPPHRDTPNCSAQDRLAMVRLAVQDLPPLCVDARELEREKPSYTIDTLISLRAELGEDDQLLLVVGWDAFCGLPTWHRWEELLDYCHILVLQRPDAGSEAPQALRDLLAARSVSDPQALSGGSGQIAFVWQTPLEVSATQIRQLLASGKSVRFLVPDAVLAYINAHGLYRASN, from the coding sequence ATGAGCCAAGGCAGCGGCGCCCGGCGCATCGGCATTCTCGGCGGCACCTTCGATCCGGTACATATCGGTCACCTGCGCGGCGCGCTGGAAGTGGCCGAGATGTTCGGCCTCGACGAGCTGCGGCTGATACCCAATGCACGGCCGCCGCACCGTGACACCCCCAATTGCTCGGCGCAGGATCGCCTGGCAATGGTCCGCCTGGCCGTGCAGGATCTGCCACCGCTTTGTGTGGATGCGCGCGAGCTGGAGCGGGAGAAACCGTCCTACACCATCGATACGCTGATATCGCTGCGCGCCGAATTGGGCGAGGATGACCAGCTGTTGCTGGTGGTGGGGTGGGATGCCTTCTGCGGGCTGCCCACCTGGCATCGCTGGGAGGAGCTGCTCGATTACTGCCATATCCTCGTACTGCAGCGGCCGGACGCCGGCAGCGAGGCGCCGCAGGCACTGCGCGATCTGCTTGCCGCGCGCAGCGTGTCCGATCCCCAGGCGCTTAGCGGGGGCAGCGGGCAGATTGCCTTCGTCTGGCAGACACCGTTGGAGGTGTCCGCCACACAGATTCGCCAATTGCTGGCCAGTGGCAAGTCGGTCCGATTCCTGGTTCCCGATGCCGTACTGGCTTATATCAACGCGCACGGACTGTACCGGGCGTCGAACTGA
- the rsfS gene encoding ribosome silencing factor: MQTEELVQLAVAALEDLKGQDITTIDVRGKTSVTDYMIIASGSSSRHVKSLVENVLEKVKEQGVRPIGSEGLEGGEWALLDLDDVVVHVMQVPTRQFYDLERLWQGAEQSRAQHAHDAE; the protein is encoded by the coding sequence ATGCAAACTGAAGAGTTGGTCCAGCTGGCGGTTGCCGCCCTGGAAGATCTGAAAGGCCAGGACATCACCACCATCGATGTGCGTGGCAAGACCAGCGTCACCGATTACATGATCATCGCCAGTGGCAGTTCCAGCCGGCACGTAAAGTCGCTCGTCGAGAACGTGCTGGAAAAGGTCAAGGAGCAGGGCGTTCGCCCGATTGGCAGCGAGGGCCTGGAGGGCGGCGAGTGGGCACTGCTGGACCTGGACGATGTGGTCGTGCATGTGATGCAGGTGCCGACCCGCCAGTTCTACGATCTGGAGCGTCTGTGGCAGGGCGCTGAACAGAGCCGCGCGCAGCACGCTCACGACGCGGAGTAA
- a CDS encoding bifunctional DedA family/phosphatase PAP2 family protein: MGQWLETLTQWLAANPQWLGLALVIVACMECLAVVGLIIPGTVMVFAIAVLAGSGVLTLGQTLLLGFIGGLIGDLLSYALGRRYHQGIRSLRGLRDHPEWLLRAEHYFQRYGVASLLVGRFIGPLRPMLPMTAGMLDMPFGRFLLVSLCAAAGWSMAYLLPGWSAGAAMRLPLQEGFWSEAAVVVGALLILIGATVFGSLRQMRWVSALSAGLSVAILLGLFFGWHHLKELDEGLLAVIQGERSATFDRIMVVITRAGDFHTQLWAAVLLCLLLLAARQWRAAVFAILTLLGTALANGALKATFARVRPEVLMEPLSSYSFPSGHSSAAFAFFLTLGVLAGRGQPPRLRLAWLVLASLPATAIALSRVYLGVHWTTDVTAGALLAASICAASLALMQWRSPLTAMAPRVWWLILPACLGLLGAFSVWALPTAMQMYRYQ; encoded by the coding sequence ATGGGCCAATGGCTCGAAACCCTCACCCAGTGGCTCGCCGCCAACCCCCAATGGTTGGGCCTGGCGCTGGTCATCGTCGCCTGCATGGAATGCCTGGCCGTGGTCGGGCTGATCATTCCGGGCACCGTCATGGTCTTCGCCATTGCCGTGTTGGCCGGCAGCGGCGTACTGACCCTGGGGCAAACGCTGCTGCTGGGCTTTATCGGCGGACTCATCGGCGACCTGCTGTCCTACGCGCTCGGCCGGCGCTATCACCAGGGCATTCGCAGCTTGCGCGGTCTGCGCGATCACCCAGAGTGGCTGTTGCGCGCGGAGCATTATTTTCAGCGTTACGGTGTGGCCAGCCTGCTGGTGGGCCGCTTCATCGGCCCATTGCGGCCCATGCTGCCGATGACGGCCGGCATGCTCGACATGCCATTCGGGCGCTTCCTGCTGGTCAGCCTGTGCGCCGCAGCCGGCTGGTCCATGGCCTATCTGCTGCCTGGCTGGAGCGCCGGAGCCGCCATGCGTCTGCCGCTGCAAGAGGGCTTCTGGAGCGAGGCAGCGGTGGTGGTCGGCGCCCTGCTGATTCTCATTGGCGCGACAGTATTCGGCAGCCTTAGGCAGATGCGCTGGGTGAGCGCGCTGTCGGCCGGGCTCAGCGTCGCCATCCTGCTCGGGCTGTTTTTTGGCTGGCACCACCTGAAGGAGCTCGACGAAGGCCTGCTAGCGGTCATCCAGGGTGAGCGCAGCGCCACCTTCGACCGCATCATGGTGGTGATCACCCGCGCCGGAGACTTCCACACCCAACTGTGGGCCGCGGTATTGCTGTGCTTGCTGCTTCTGGCTGCCCGTCAATGGCGAGCAGCAGTGTTCGCCATCCTCACGCTGCTGGGCACGGCACTGGCCAATGGCGCACTGAAGGCCACCTTCGCCCGCGTCCGCCCCGAGGTGCTGATGGAGCCGCTGAGCAGCTACAGCTTTCCCAGCGGGCACAGCTCAGCGGCGTTCGCCTTCTTTCTGACGCTCGGCGTGCTCGCCGGTCGTGGCCAGCCTCCGCGCCTGCGACTCGCCTGGCTGGTGCTGGCCAGCCTGCCGGCCACGGCAATCGCTCTCTCACGGGTATATCTGGGAGTGCACTGGACCACCGATGTCACGGCGGGCGCGCTGCTCGCCGCGAGCATCTGTGCGGCCAGCCTGGCCCTGATGCAGTGGCGCAGCCCACTGACAGCGATGGCACCAAGAGTCTGGTGGCTGATTCTGCCGGCCTGCCTGGGTCTGCTCGGCGCGTTCAGCGTCTGGGCCTTACCGACGGCGATGCAAATGTATCGGTATCAGTGA
- the rlmH gene encoding 23S rRNA (pseudouridine(1915)-N(3))-methyltransferase RlmH, producing the protein MRIKLIAVGSKMPRWVEDGWQEYAKRLPSELPLELHEIALNTRGKNADVARLIRQEGEAMLGKVQPGERIVTLEVHGKPWSTEQLAAEIERWRLDARNVNLMVGGPEGLAPEVCARSEQRWSLSPLTLPHPLVRILIGEQIYRAWTLLSGHPYHK; encoded by the coding sequence GTGCGTATCAAGCTGATTGCGGTCGGCTCGAAGATGCCACGCTGGGTCGAGGACGGTTGGCAGGAATATGCCAAGCGCCTGCCATCCGAGCTGCCGCTGGAACTGCATGAAATTGCGCTCAACACCCGCGGCAAGAATGCCGATGTGGCGCGGTTGATTCGCCAGGAAGGCGAAGCCATGCTGGGCAAGGTTCAGCCGGGTGAGCGCATCGTCACGCTCGAAGTGCACGGCAAGCCGTGGAGCACCGAGCAGCTGGCTGCGGAAATCGAGCGCTGGCGGCTCGACGCGCGCAACGTCAATCTCATGGTTGGTGGCCCGGAAGGGCTGGCGCCGGAGGTCTGTGCGCGCAGTGAGCAACGCTGGTCGTTGTCACCGTTGACCCTGCCGCATCCGCTGGTGCGAATCCTGATCGGCGAACAGATCTACCGCGCCTGGACGCTGCTGTCCGGCCACCCTTACCACAAGTAG
- the mrdA gene encoding penicillin-binding protein 2, producing MPQPIQLKDHEKDAVLVRRRVIVGLALVLLLIGVLVARMYYLQVVQFEHHSTLSENNRVHVQPIPPNRGLIFDRQGRVIADNRPSFSLTVTRERAGDWKAVLDAVVEVLELSEEERGLFEKRVLQGRRPFEPVPIMYELSEEQIARVAVNQFRLPGVEVAAQLVRHYPQGAHFAHSVGYVGRINEQEVKQLDPVNYSGTHHIGKTGIEKFYEDELHGQVGYEEVETNARGRVLRVLKRTDPVPGKDITLSLDLDLQEAAEEALGGRRGAIVALLPDTGEVVAMVSQPSFNPNLFVTGISFKDYGELRDSIDRPLYNRVLRGLYPPGSTIKPMMAVAGLDAGVITPTTRVFDPGFFQLPNVQHKYRNWNRSGDGWVDLDLAIARSNDTYFYDMAHKLGVDRMHDYMTRFGLGQRVSLDMHEETAGLMPSRDWKRARYRQPWYPGETVILGIGQGYMQATPLQLAQATALVATRGKWIRPHLARSVGGQPPVDPDPVPDIQLRDPRFWDYATHGMEQVLHGARGTARKVGDSSVYRIAGKSGTAQVVAIRQGEKYDSAKLAERHRDHALFVAFAPVHDPKIAVAVMVENGESGSGVAAPVAKQVMDAWLLDEEGRLKPEFAPPVTAQGNKP from the coding sequence ATGCCGCAACCGATTCAGCTCAAGGATCACGAGAAGGACGCCGTACTGGTGCGCCGGCGCGTGATCGTGGGCCTTGCATTGGTGTTGCTGCTGATCGGCGTGCTGGTGGCGCGGATGTACTACTTGCAGGTGGTGCAGTTCGAGCATCATTCGACCCTGTCGGAGAACAATCGCGTCCATGTGCAGCCGATTCCGCCCAACCGTGGGCTGATCTTCGACCGGCAGGGGCGCGTCATCGCCGATAACCGGCCCAGCTTCAGCCTGACGGTCACTCGCGAGCGTGCCGGCGACTGGAAGGCGGTGCTCGATGCCGTGGTCGAAGTACTGGAGCTCAGCGAGGAGGAACGGGGCCTTTTCGAGAAGCGCGTGCTGCAGGGCCGTCGGCCATTCGAGCCGGTACCGATCATGTACGAACTGTCCGAAGAGCAGATCGCGCGCGTTGCGGTGAACCAGTTCCGCCTGCCCGGCGTCGAGGTAGCTGCGCAGCTGGTCCGGCATTATCCGCAGGGTGCGCACTTCGCACACTCGGTTGGTTATGTCGGGCGCATCAATGAACAGGAGGTCAAGCAGCTCGATCCGGTCAACTACAGCGGCACGCACCACATCGGCAAGACCGGCATCGAGAAGTTCTACGAGGATGAGCTGCACGGCCAGGTCGGCTACGAAGAGGTCGAGACCAATGCCCGCGGCCGGGTCTTGCGCGTGCTCAAGCGGACCGACCCGGTACCTGGCAAGGACATCACCCTGTCGCTCGACCTCGATCTGCAGGAAGCCGCCGAAGAAGCGCTAGGTGGACGCCGTGGTGCGATCGTCGCGCTGCTGCCGGACACCGGCGAAGTGGTGGCGATGGTCAGCCAGCCTAGCTTCAACCCCAATCTGTTCGTCACCGGCATCAGTTTCAAGGATTACGGCGAGCTGCGCGACTCCATCGACCGGCCACTGTACAACCGCGTGCTGCGCGGACTGTATCCGCCGGGTTCGACCATCAAGCCGATGATGGCCGTCGCCGGGCTCGACGCCGGTGTGATTACGCCGACCACCCGGGTCTTCGATCCGGGGTTCTTCCAGTTGCCGAACGTGCAGCACAAGTACCGCAACTGGAACCGCAGCGGCGACGGCTGGGTGGATCTGGATCTGGCCATTGCCCGCTCCAACGACACCTACTTCTACGACATGGCCCACAAGCTCGGGGTCGATCGCATGCATGACTACATGACCCGCTTCGGCCTGGGGCAGCGCGTCTCGCTGGACATGCACGAGGAGACCGCCGGGCTGATGCCGTCGCGCGACTGGAAGCGGGCGCGTTACCGTCAGCCGTGGTACCCCGGCGAAACCGTCATCCTTGGCATTGGCCAGGGCTACATGCAGGCCACGCCATTGCAGCTGGCTCAGGCCACTGCGCTGGTGGCGACACGCGGCAAGTGGATTCGCCCGCACCTGGCACGCAGCGTCGGTGGCCAGCCTCCGGTGGACCCTGACCCGGTGCCGGATATCCAGCTGCGTGACCCGCGCTTCTGGGACTACGCGACGCATGGCATGGAACAGGTGCTGCACGGCGCCCGCGGTACGGCGCGCAAGGTCGGCGACAGCTCGGTCTATCGCATTGCCGGCAAGAGCGGTACCGCCCAGGTGGTCGCCATCCGTCAGGGCGAAAAATACGACAGCGCCAAACTGGCTGAGCGTCATCGCGACCATGCACTGTTCGTCGCCTTCGCTCCGGTGCATGACCCGAAAATCGCCGTGGCGGTGATGGTCGAGAACGGCGAGTCCGGCTCCGGCGTCGCTGCGCCGGTGGCAAAACAGGTTATGGACGCCTGGTTGCTGGACGAGGAAGGTCGGCTCAAGCCAGAGTTCGCACCGCCGGTGACCGCCCAAGGGAATAAGCCATGA